The sequence CCGCGGAGAGATCTGGCGGCGGAGGCGATGCCACTGGGCGACGGCGCGGAGGCGGCGGACTTCGTGCTGCCGGACGAGCTCCTGGCGGCGCTGCCGCGGGACCCCTACGAGCAGCTGGATCTGGCACGCCGCATCACCGCGCTGGCGGTGTCCGGGCGGGTGTCCGGCCTGGAGCGGGAGGCGGGGCGCCTGCGGGCGGAGGCCGCGGGGAAGGACCGCGAGAACGCCGAGCTCCGGGAGCGAGTGGTGCTGCTCGACACCGCGCTGCAGGAGACCAACGCCAGGCTCCGCGCCGCGCTCGAGGACAATGTGGGTCGTGCCGGGAGCTGGCCCCGCTCAATCTGTTCGCATTTGGCATCTGCGTCCGCTTGGGTGTCTGAACCTGGCGATTCCGTTGTGGTGCAGATTAAGCTCAGCAAGGAGCGAGACTCGCTGGCGCAGACGTCCAAGAAGCTGGCGCGCGACCTGCAGAAGGTTCGCCCGTCGGCCTACCTTCTTATTGTGCGTACATATTTTGTAGGTGTAGTGCTGTGTTGCTGTGTAGTTAGGATTAGACTGTTCACGTATATTATATTAGGAATGTTGTTAACCAGGAGATTCGAACGGTTGGGTAAAGGAATTGAACAATCTATGTGGAACATTTGTTAGTACAGTACATTTTAAGATCACCATGGTCCACGAGTGAACTCGGTTGTCATTTATTAGGCTGCAAGCGGCACTGACATTCATGAGAAGGTTGGAACTATTCAGATGTTCAGTATCATCATAAGTAAACGTATGGTAGAAaatcaaggatgttttcattgatCTGTAATCACTGTAAATGACAAGTAAAAAATGGAAAGTAACCGAGTTCGTGCCGATGAAGTCATTCAACCATTCCACGCCCACCATCATTGGCTTATATGGGCCCCAACTCGAAGACACATCACGCCATGGGCATGTTTTCAAGTCGGACGATTTGCAGGTCGTTCTGGCTGACCGACTTGGACGATTAATCATGATTAGTCGGATGACTTAGTGATTAATCGCGATTGGTCCAAACAGACTTGGACGATTAAATGTGACTAATCGTGATTAATTGGATGACTAGAAAACATTGGTCGTTGGTCGAATGCACAGTTTCTAAATATGACTCTCACAACTGATTAGTTTCCTTGCTTTGGATTTGTTTTATCTCTCTTTCCTACATGAATGTGCGTAAATATATCTTGTTAGACCATCCTCTTGATTAATTCCCTTATATAGCCGATTGACTCCATTCACTGCTAACCTTAACTGCGATTAAGCACACAATAACAACGAAACAATTTTAGCTCTTACATACCTATTTGAAGGACAAAAATAAACTTGTATTCTTATGCTCTCTAAGGAGCAAGCCAAATGGCATTTCAGATTATCAGGCACACTTTTCTATCTTTTCTTCCTTATTTCTTTTGTGGAGCTGTGCGCAGCTTGGGGTCATCTGTTGTTGTTGGTCTTTGTTTTTTCCCCTTTGTATCTAAAATTTACATCAAGACTCTTGCTGTCCTTGAAAAGAAACTCCACCATCTCTTTCCCTAACCATTTTATTTGACAACATACTGATATGTTTTCTATATTCTCAGCTGGAGTCATTCAAGAGGCATCTGATGCAGTCGTTGCGTGATGATAGTTCATCAGTATGTTCATCTATTACCCAACATGCTATTTGTGTGTGTTTGCTAATTTATTTACCCAGATCATCAGTATGTTCATTTATTTTACGACTGTTCACCCCTACTTTTTGCTTATGAGTCTCAAGCAGCCACAGGAAACAGTTGACATTACAACATGTGACCAGCCAGTAGCAACAAAAGCATCGTTTAGTGGAGGTTAGATGTACATGAAATTCTCTCATTTCTATTTACTACCCACCAAAAGTATCCAACATTGATCCATAACTACTATTTTGTTTTGAATGCTGAAGATGGTGGATCTGGCAGCCACCCTACAACAAATATATTTAGTGAATCTTTGGATGCTGGAAGTACGAACCGAGACGGTATTGTTAGCTTATCATTTATTCTTCTTAATACCCATCAGGATGGCAACACAAGTTTCAACCATTTGCACTGTTGAAAATCTATTAGGTACCGCCTCAAGGCCTCCGATCCAAAAATATGCCCTCTCATCGCACATCACTCCTTGGCTTACCCCCAAGGCCACTCCTAAAATAATGTCCACTTCTGCTTCTCCAAGGCAAATATCTACCACAGCAACACCGAAGCTGATGTCTGGTGCTACCTCGCCAACAAAATCTCGAATTGAAGCTCACATGTCAATGACACCATGGTATCCATCAAGCAAGCAGTCCTCGGCAGCTAGCTCACCTCCACGAGGAGGTTCAAACCCAGGTTTGTAAAGACGTGTGGTTGTTTGAAACTAGAATGTTGCATGGATAGAATAAATACGGCTGATGCTGGGGTTTTCAGGTCGGACTCCTCGTGTTGATGGAAAGGAATTTTTTCGCCAAGCCAGGTCTGTTGATATCTTTACCTCTTTTCTGAACAGTTGACGAACGAGATGGATGGTATTGTAAATTAGCAAAGCTTCATTACCATCTGTAGGAGTCGTCTATCCTATGAACAATTTGGAGCATTCTTAGCCAACATCAAAGAACTCAATGCCCATAAGCAGTCCCGTGAGGTTGGTCATTTCGGTCCATCCATCTGCTAATTCTTTTTAACTGAGGAGCTGTCTGAGTCATAACACACAACTACATAACTGCACATGTTTACATTTTAAACCAGGAAACTCTCAAGAAAGCTGAGGAGATCTTTGGTCCAGAAAACAAAGATCTATATCTGTCTTTCCGAGGCTTGCTAAATCGTAGCATGCCGTAGGCTCCGTATGTCTCTTTGTAAGTCCCTCTATCCAATGGCAGAGTTCCCTCATGCTTTAGATTTGCCGCACAGCTAATACTAATAGGATACACAGTTTGTTGTTGGGTTTGCAGGTAATGAAGTTGCCGCATTGGCAACTTATTGccatctaagttgtggatttgaaGATCTAGTTGGAAGTTTTGCCCCCCATAATCCACACTAGGTTTAACGAGCGTCGAGCGGACCTCTCTGAACAACTGAGTGCGCAAACCAGAGTTGCTCCTGTAAGTGTTGCACCTGTCGAGTGCTAAACTATAGGATGCATCCTGTCATGGTGCCTACATTCTTCGTAAAACCATGAAACAGAATCTTGGGAGTAAAATTCCATCTCGTCCCCAACTCAATCATCAATTGCAATCGGTAGCTGCATCTTGTTCTGTTAACCTCGAACTAACTTTTTCGTTTTGCTCTGTTTGTACTGAGGTTTCTCTGTGAAAAGTTGATTTCGCAGCTAACAAAAGTTGGCACATGATTCTGAGAACACGGGCAATGAAAAGAGGAAAACACTCGGACAAACATTGGTAAGATCGATCTGCATTTCCACAGCAGAGTTCACCTGTTTTAACTAGGCAGTAGATGCACACCAATACCTGTAACCATGTTCCACCTTCTCATGGAAGGACAGCCAAAAAAATCAAGCCCTGGACATACTGGTAGAAGGTATAGGAGAAGAAGGCCTTCTACGTACGCTCGCCTTCCATTCCTCCTAGTGTGACGCTGTTACAGCGCGCGCACACCATATACCTGATGACACCATCTGTGACTCAAAAAACAGCACCTGATCGACCACACGACTAATAGATCAGAAGAGAAGCGCTCGGTTGTCAGCGGCCTCCATCCCGGCCCTAGGCTAGTAGGACGACCAGAAGTGGGCGTCGTCCATGCCGGGCTGGTCCACGACCATGTCCAGCAGCTCCGGCGTGGCCTTGCAGTGCGCCTCCGGCTCCGCCGTCTTGGGCGAGGACATGGACGAGGGCGAGCCGGCGTAGCTGCTGCCCCCGCCGCCGGCCCTGCTGGCCGCCTTGAGGCGGTGCACGATGTAGTCGTTGGTCATCCTGAGCCTGACCATCTCGGCCTGCGCCAGCGCCAGCTGCGCCTGCAGCGCCTCCACCTGCTCCTGCAGCGACGAGATGGCGCCCACGCAGCCGTACACCGGGTCCCTGACGCGCGCGTTGGCCTCGTACACCAGGCTGCTCACCGCGTCCCCTCGGTGCTGCGCCGGGATCTCCTGCACTCCCGATTCCcaccagagagagagagagagcatgaGTATTGAGGTAAACTCAACGACGGTGCGTTCAGCATTCAGGGTGGACTGACTCTTCACTTGGATCGTGCACATCGATACGTAGAGATCGATGTATGTACTCCGGTAGCAAAGAAACACCGATCGATCGCCTAGCTAGCTAGGAAAGTAGTGCTATCGGATTCGGACGGACCAACCAGCTGCAGGCTGCAGCAGTAGATGATTATTGGAGcaagaaaaaaaaaataaaaagatgaCAGAAAAGATCGACGACATGTCTGCGTGTTTGGTGCAGCCGAAAGCTTCTTTTTCGGACACCATGTGCGATCCATGCCTTGAGACGGCGACGGCCGTGGGTAGACCGGAGGCAGCACACACACTGCTGCCGACGGCTCGACACATGGGGACCGAGATCTTTGAACGCGAAGATACGGTCAAGAGCAGGGACAGGCCCCTGTTTGGCTCTAATAAATGTGTACGTACAAGATTGATTAGGATTGTTTGAATATATACTATAGCTTATAATTAGTTGCTAAAATTAACCGAATACATTTAAACCGTCTAGCTAATACTGTTAGCAAATTAGCTAATACTATCTTCGTCTcgtccgctagttcattttttTACTAAATCGCGGTAAATAAGAAAGAACGGACATAATACTAGTTAGCTAGCTATTTATTAATTAGCTAATTCTAATAGCGATTTTTAGGCAGCTACGAAGTAACTATTAACTCTAATGCATTCAAACACTCATACTAACTATAGGTCTAGCCTAGCGGGCCTGGTCATGTGCTGATTGGTCGGCTGACGGCTCGCCCTCTCCTCTCCGGGCGTGGGCGATCTCTTCGCTTGGGGTTGGTTTGGTTTGTTTTGTTGCTGCACTGCTCTCCTCTGCTCTGCTCATGATTGGATTGGATTGGCCCCCTCCCTGAGTGCAGTGAAAGCGAGACGCTGTCTGCCCATGCCTTGTCGAGTCCATGGTTCCCCCAAGAGCCGGATTTATTACAGTAACCCCCCCAAGGAAAGAGCTGTTAAGCTCAACTACTATGGGTTACTGACTGCAGCGGAAGCTCAGTCAGGAGCAAACAAAGCTGGAGGAAAACGGACCAAGACTCGCTCGAGACTCGAGTGTACGTAGATGTAGGTCCCGGTAGGCCGGTACACAAAAGAAGCGAGGTAGGCAGAGCAGAATGATCCCTAAAAAGTGTGTTGGCCTGTCCAGTAGGATCGGAGGACGCTTCGCTGCTTTGCTTTTAATAATAAGCTATGCGTAAAGCTTGTTACTTTTGGCAAAGCAGTATACCTGAGACGCAGACAGTCTTTGCGTCTGAGTGACCGTATGGGCATAGGTGAGCTGAGCTGAGCTGCCGCGCTCCGCTGCTGGGGACCTCGTTCTTCTATAATAGAAGAAGCATGCAAACGAACGAACGAGGAGTCGAGGAACGACGGCAACGAGTTGGGGCAAATAGGAGCCCAGCAGATGGGGACATGACATGCATGGACACCACCCCCTGTTCACTCTTCGCTTCGGTGCGGCAGGCGCAGAGCGTGCGCTGTAGCAGATGGTTCGCTGTTCGTAGCCGCAGGCAAAGCGGTCGTGCGCAGCGTGGCTACATGCTGTAGTCTAGTGACCTCCGCGGCAAAGCAAACAACGGTGAGTTGGTGACGGTGGTGCAGGCTGCTGTATACCTGGAGCAGCTTGCTGACATTGCTGGCCCCGAAGACCTTGTGCACGTTGGCGAACTTGTGCGGCTCCCCGGGCGGGAAGTAGGGCGCGAAGACGCAGCCCGCCGCGCACCGGCGCCGCAGCAGCTTGCAGGCCGCgcacggcgccgccgccgccgacgaggcCGATCCTCCgcccccgcctccgcctccgGGCACCGCCATCACCACCACCGCGTCCCTCATCAGAGCGAGAGTGGGGAACTGGAGAGGCCTGAGACGCGCGCACCGGCCGGTGGAGTGGAGTATATGGCTGCTGCCCAGCCCAGTTGGGCGGCTGGGGTGTGTGGATTGTGGTAGGCACGCACAGGGGTGGCGGACGGGGCAGGTCGAGTGTTGGAACTGGGACTGGGAGCCCTTTCTAGTGGAGGCAGTAGGCAGGCGCTGGGCTGGGCAGAGATAAAAGCTGGGAAAGCAGAGCTCGCCACTGCTCCTGCTCTGCTCAGGAGAGACCGCGAGAGACTGATCAGAGATGCTGGAACAGTGGAACGGATGGACAGAGAGGCAGTTGAGCCGTCTGTCGGCTTCGccagagaagagagagagagagaacgcGAGCGTGTGCGTGTGAAGGAGAAGGGCGGTGAGCAGTTGAAGGGCAGGCAGGCAGACGGAGATGAGATCCCTTTCGTCCTCTCCCTTTGACCGATGGATCTCCGGCGCTCTCCGTTCACCATGCACAATTATGCTGCGGGACGcatggaagagagagagagacgtaAAGCCACGGCACGCATGCTAATTGCGGCCCGACCCGACCCGACCCGGCACCGCACCGTACGTACGAGGAGGAGTAGAAGCACTGcttgccggccggccggccggccgaatCATTCGCGCATGATCCACAcacatggcatggcatggcatgCATACCGGTATCACTCTCTCCCAGCTTGCTGAGTCCTTCTGCATACACTTCTCTTATCACATGCGAGTGTGAGTGACCGGCCGGGAGGAACGAGCAGAGCAGGTGAAAAATCCTCGGGGGATGGCTCAAGAAAGCCGGATCAATCAGGTTTAGTGACCGCGCGCGGCAGGTAGCAGCGGTACAGGTGTAGTAGCGTGCATGTGATGTGAGTGAGCAAGTTGCGCGCCTGCAGTGCCGATCGAACAAGCTGATTGAACCGATCGATGGTGCATGCGGATAGGTTAGCTTGTCGGCTGATTTTATGATAATAACATATCTTAAAGGGAGATCTATGTCGATCCTTGCGTTATTTGAGGATGGATGGGCATCCACGCGGCCGTCGTCGTCGTCCGTCGGCCGGCAGGTAGCTAGCAGCGGTACAAgtgtaggaggcggaggcggagccgGGGGCCGGGACATCTTTTGCTCGGTTGGTCCGGCGGTGAATGGACGGGGGCGGACAAGACGGGGCACCGGCACCCCCCGCAGCGCTCCAGCGGCAGGGCCTGGGCCTGGCCCCTGCGTGCCTTCTCTAGAAAACCGAGGCCCCCCCTTTTTGTCTGTACCGCCGGCGCGCAGCAGTGCGGCAACGCGACCGCCGTCATGGCCACTCGATGGATCATTGTGGCCGTGCAGTGCACCGTCCCCtgccctgctgctgctgctgcttggcCATTCTTCTCACTCTCAGGCACCGCACCGGCGTTGCTTGCCGCTGAAGAAAGCCACGGCGGAGCCCATGTGTGGCACTGCCATGAGCGAGCGCGATGATTGgtgttcctcctcctcctctcgccCCGGCCGGTCCGGCGGTCGGCCCTCAGCCCTGAGGACAGGCCGGCCGGACATCCGTACGGCCCGCCGTCTCTTTCGCCGCTTTTCAACCTCCCACTCCCAGCCGCTTTTCACTCGAGAATCATTGGCCCCGCGCGGTAATCAGCGCCTACGCTACGCGTGCCAGCATCGATCACTGGAACGTACGCTGCTGCTGTTCTTCA is a genomic window of Zea mays cultivar B73 chromosome 5, Zm-B73-REFERENCE-NAM-5.0, whole genome shotgun sequence containing:
- the LOC100276765 gene encoding uncharacterized protein isoform X1, which codes for MPLGDGAEAADFVLPDELLAALPRDPYEQLDLARRITALAVSGRVSGLEREAGRLRAEAAGKDRENAELRERVVLLDTALQETNARLRAALEDNIKLSKERDSLAQTSKKLARDLQKLESFKRHLMQSLRDDSSSPQETVDITTCDQPVATKASFSGDGGSGSHPTTNIFSESLDAGSTNRDGTASRPPIQKYALSSHITPWLTPKATPKIMSTSASPRQISTTATPKLMSGATSPTKSRIEAHMSMTPWYPSSKQSSAASSPPRGGSNPGRTPRVDGKEFFRQARSRLSYEQFGAFLANIKELNAHKQSREETLKKAEEIFGPENKDLYLSFRGLLNRSMP
- the LOC100384360 gene encoding uncharacterized LOC100384360 (The RefSeq protein has 1 substitution compared to this genomic sequence), which encodes MRDAVVVMAVPGGGGGGGGSASSAAAAPCAACKLLRRRCAAGCVFAPYFPPGEPHKFANVHKVFGASNVSKLLQEIPAQHRGDAVSSLVYEANARVRDPVYGCVGAISSLQEQVEALQAQLALAQAEMVRLRMTNDYIVHRLKVASRAGGGGSSYAGSPSSMSSPKTAEPEAHCKATPELLDMVVDQPGMDDAHFWSSY